A single window of Vibrio alfacsensis DNA harbors:
- the calR gene encoding LysR family transcriptional regulator CalR — translation MLEKKDAMSAIASYRMESTLRGVDLNLLTVFDAVMQEQNITRAAHNLGMSQPAVSNAVARLKVMFNDELFMRQGRGIQPTQRARQLFGPIRQALQLIRNELPSSVFQPESSTRLFKLAICSPCDMRFAPRIMANINEQAPSVQLHLDAEFDRLLSERMRYQEIDFVIDYARFDDQGFSSTEIFKDELVVIASKTHPRIQGGVSAEQLINEKHAKLSRVHGQRSFSEQAYREFDCQAAYEGSSLSNLLYVVSQSELVTIAPRWMAENAVNSSQLQILDLPFENKEISGYLSWHESSEKDKGHIWLRDQLMITCGEVVALK, via the coding sequence ATGTTAGAAAAAAAAGATGCGATGAGCGCAATTGCTAGCTACCGTATGGAAAGCACACTTCGTGGTGTTGATTTAAACCTACTGACGGTATTTGATGCTGTCATGCAAGAGCAGAACATTACTCGTGCTGCACACAATCTTGGTATGTCACAGCCTGCAGTAAGTAACGCGGTTGCTCGCTTAAAAGTCATGTTTAATGATGAGCTTTTCATGCGCCAAGGCCGTGGTATTCAACCGACTCAGCGTGCTCGTCAATTGTTTGGCCCAATCCGTCAAGCTTTGCAACTTATCCGCAATGAACTACCAAGCTCTGTTTTCCAACCTGAATCTTCAACTCGTCTGTTCAAACTTGCGATTTGTAGCCCATGCGACATGCGCTTTGCACCACGCATTATGGCAAACATCAATGAACAAGCACCAAGCGTACAGCTTCATCTCGATGCCGAGTTTGATCGACTTCTTTCGGAGCGTATGCGTTATCAAGAAATTGACTTCGTTATCGACTATGCACGATTCGATGACCAAGGTTTTTCAAGCACAGAAATTTTTAAAGACGAGCTAGTCGTTATTGCCTCAAAAACACATCCACGTATTCAAGGCGGTGTTTCTGCAGAGCAACTGATCAATGAGAAACACGCGAAGCTATCTCGCGTACATGGTCAACGTAGCTTCTCTGAGCAAGCATACCGTGAGTTTGATTGCCAAGCGGCTTATGAGGGTTCAAGCCTAAGCAATTTACTTTATGTGGTGAGCCAATCTGAACTTGTCACTATTGCACCACGATGGATGGCTGAAAATGCAGTAAACAGCAGTCAACTTCAAATTTTAGACTTACCATTTGAAAACAAAGAAATCAGTGGTTATCTAAGCTGGCATGAGTCTAGTGAAAAAGACAAAGGCCACATTTGGCTTCGTGATCAGTTAATGATCACCTGTGGTGAAGTTGTTGCGCTGAAATAG